A genome region from Primulina eburnea isolate SZY01 chromosome 9, ASM2296580v1, whole genome shotgun sequence includes the following:
- the LOC140841410 gene encoding DNA-directed RNA polymerases II, IV and V subunit 8B-like, with translation MAEIHFDETIEVLRIEDKQNKRVYRIVAKSENGEFYLELDVHTALYSMLPGEKYRMVISNSLHLDGSDVSGYFPQGKQKSIADEFEFVMHGVLYKVSEAKGCNTEVVVYISFGGLQLMLRGDLLKMYQFSNRKLFLLLRKM, from the exons ATGGCTGAAATTCACTTTGATGAGACTATCGAAGTTCTCAGAATCGAAGACAAACAAAACAAGAGAG TTTATCGGATTGTGGCAAAGAGCGAAAACGGGGAGTTTTATTTGGAACTAGACGTGCACACGGCACTCTATTCCATGCTCCCTGGCGAGAAATATAGAATGGTGATATCTAACTCTCTACATTTGGATGGTTCAGATGTGTCTGGCTACTTTCCTCAG GGAAAGCAAAAATCTATTGCTGATGAATTTGAGTTTGTGATGCACGGGGTGCTGTACAAGGTTTCAGAAGCCAAAGGCTGCAATACTGAAGT GGTGGTATATATTTCATTTGGAGGACTCCAGTTGATGTTGAGAGGTGATCTGCTGAAGATGTATCAATTTAGTAACAGAAAGCTGTTTCTTCTCTTGAGGAAGATGTGA
- the LOC140841409 gene encoding BTB/POZ domain-containing protein At5g17580-like, with protein MAARQAIECHTRRPKARASSEVQFHIGGSVFTLDKELLAPKSEKLAKILKESTHENPSLLLRDIPADPDSLEIVERFCLGYEINLKTENVVRVACVAHYLGMTENHCPNNLLNKTFVFFEQEIVTSWNKSVQALKTAENVLQEALQLGLVDYCVESVVSKVLEDPCLLGEPIKNSVSDDDSDENGNGLRQASVRRKLFDHDRKSGDLTILSLRLYEYIICTMLRRKVPQEYVAANLREYAKKWLFYKRGDDALVYAENSQREIVEVLEGLLPHQKGVLPCTFLFEMLHFAMALGAKTECKNGLEIRIGKQLDHASVKDLLITCQGYSKDEGYDTECVTRILKNFYSNYKGPDDSGLISVAELIDEFLAEISADIDLKTTTFMAFADMSVAASSGTPRTSDGIYRAIDIYLDKHRYLTESEKEELCTFLDCNKMTREACEHAAQNNKLPTRVVVQVLFIGQLKLRDEIAKEVKLHGGGLLKVAEAEEQGEEDVVTEIEEIGNKVLALEKECSAMRREISCKNAKSPRKNIWKEMKRKLGCATTSIHECNCHVKKKKKVHPK; from the exons ATGGCAGCTCGACAAGCCATAGAATGTCATACCAG GAGACCAAAGGCAAGAGCCTCATCAGAAGTACAGTTTCATATAGGTGGATCAGTCTTCACCCTGGATAAG GAACTTTTGGCCCCCAAATCAGAAAAACtagcaaaaattttaaaagagaGCACTCACGAAAATCCTTCCCTGTTGCTTCGTGATATCCCAGCTGATCCAGATTCTTTGGAGATTGTTGAAAGATTCTGCCTGGGATATGAAATCAACTTGAAGACAGAAAACGTAGTTCGTGTAGCCTGTGTTGCTCACTACCTTGGAATGACTGAAAACCACTGTCCTAACAATCTGCTAAACAAGACCTTCGTGTTTTTCGAGCAAGAGATTGTAACTAGCTGGAACAAATCCGTTCAAGCTCTAAAGACTGCAGAGAATGTTCTACAAGAAGCTTTACAGCTAGGCCTTGTTGATTACTGTGTGGAATCTGTTGTCTCAAAAGTGTTGGAAGATCCATGTTTACTAGGAGAACCGATAAAGAATTCTGTCTCTGATGACGATAGTGATGAGAATGGCAATGGTTTAAGGCAAGCAAGCGTGAGGAGGAAGCTTTTTGATCACGACAGGAAATCAGGAGATTTAACCATACTTTCATTGAGGTTGTATGAATATATCATATGTACGATGCTTCGACGCAAAGTTCCTCAAGAATATGTGGCTGCAAATCTTCGTGAGTATGCAAAGAAATGGTTATTTTACAAAAGAGGTGATGATGCGTTGGTTTATGCAGAAAATTCTCAAAGAGAAATAGTTGAGGTTTTGGAGGGACTGCTGCCGCATCAAAAGGGGGTTCTTCCCTGCACATTTCTCTTTGAAATGCTGCACTTTGCAATGGCACTCGGAGCAAAAACTGAATGCAAAAATGGGTTAGAAATCAGAATAGGAAAGCAATTAGATCATGCATCCGTGAAGGACTTGTTAATAACTTGTCAAGGATATTCAAAGGATGAAGGGTACGACACTGAATGTGTAACAAGGATTTTGAAGAATTTCTATAGCAACTATAAGGGACCAGACGATTCTGGACTAATATCAGTAGCTGAACTTATCGATGAATTCTTAGCAGAAATTTCAGCTGATATAGACTTGAAAACGACCACTTTCATGGCATTTGCTGATATGTCTGTTGCAGCATCATCAGGGACTCCAAGAACGTCCGATGGCATATACAGAGCTATTGACATCTACTTAGACAAGCACAGGTACTTGACAGAATCAGAAAAGGAGGAACTGTGTACATTTTTGGATTGTAACAAGATGACTCGAGAAGCATGCGAACATGCAGCTCAGAACAATAAGCTGCCAACTCGTGTGGTGGTGCAAGTGCTATTCATAGGACAGCTGAAACTGAGAGACGAAATTGCAAAAGAAGTGAAGCTTCATGGTGGTGGGTTGTTAAAGGTGGCAGAAGCAGAGGAACAGGGCGAGGAAGATGTGGTGACAGAAATCGAAGAGATCGGAAATAAAGTATTGGCGCTGGAGAAGGAGTGCAGTGCTATGAGGAGAGAAATTAGCTGCAAAAATGCGAAAAGCCCTAGAAAGAATATTTGGAAAGAAATGAAAAGGAAGTTGGGGTGTGCCACTACAAGTATACATGAATGCAACTGCCatgtgaagaagaagaaaaaggtGCATCCTAAATAG